Part of the Roseobacter litoralis Och 149 genome, ATCGACACGACCAGCACGCGTTCGAAGACGATGTGCAAGCCTGCCGTAAACCCGGCGAGCGCTTCTGATTTCGGGATCAGCGGCAAGTTCTGGCCCAAGGGCCACCAGATCGGCGCAAACCCGGAGGTCGCGGCGTGGTGCACCCAGCCCGATAGCGGAACCAGCAGCAGTGAACCATAAAGCAGCCAGTGCACCGATTGCGCCGCAAGACTTTCCACTTTGCGATCGGCGTGCAGCAGGGCGGGTTTGGGCTGGCTGATGGCCCAGATGATGCGCACGAGCGCCACGAAGAACACTGTCACGCCGAGCGTTTTATGCAGCGAAAAGTACCATGCCTTGCGCGTGAGTTGCTCAGAGGTCTCATAGGGCAGATCATTGGCAAAGATGCCAAGCGGTATCAGCGTCAGGATCAGCAAGGCGGTGAGCCAGTGAAATGTCTTGGCAACGCTTCCATAATGCTGTGTCGTGTTGGAAAGGGTCATCCTGCTTCTCCGGTCGGTGTGCAATTATGAGTAGTGTAGGCTCTTGAGCGGGCAGGGCAATCTGTTGTGATGCACAGGGTTTGCGCAAAGATGTAGCGCAGGCACTGCCAGCGCGGTGCGACTGGCCGTTGCTCTCGGGGTGCGGGCAGGCTAATCGGGAAGCAGTATAGAAAACCGAAGGGCAGATTTCATGAGCATTGCATTTGTTTTCCCCGGTCAGGGGGCTCAGACGATTGGCATGGGGCGCGCACTGGCCGAAGCCTATCCGGCCGCGCAGGCTGTGTTTGATGAGGTGGATGATGCCTTGGGTGAAAAGCTGAGTGCGTTGATCTGGGAGGGCGATATCGAAACCCTGACGCTGACACAGAACGCACAACCCGCGTTGATGGCCACGTCAATGGCCGCGATCCGAGCCTTGGCGTCTGAGGGTATCGGCGTTGATAAACTGTCTTTTGTGGCGGGCCACAGCCTTGGGGAATATTCCGCTTTGGCCGCCGCGGGGACGTTCTCGATTGCCGATGCGGCGCGGCTGTTGCGCACACGCGGGCTGGCGATGCAGCGTGCGGTGCCCGTGGGGCAAGGGGCGATGGCGGCTGTACTGGGATTGGATTTCGACACGGCGACGGACGTCGCCGCACGCGCTGCACAAGGGCAGGTGTGCCAGATCGCAAATGAGAACGATCCGGCGCAGAACGTGGTATCGGGGGAAAGGGGCGCCGTTGAGCGCGCCATCGTTCTGGCCAAGGAGGCAGGCGCGAAACGCGCGCTTTTGCTGCCGGTCTCGGCACCGTTCCATTGTGCCTTGATGGCACCGGCGGCGAAAGAAATGGCGCAGGCACTGGAAGAGGTCGAGATGTCAGCGCCACAGGTGCCTCTGGTGGCGAATGTGCTGGGAACGGCTGTGGAGGATCCTGCCCGGATCAAGGAACTGCTGATTGATCAGGTGACAGGGCAGGTGCGCTGGAAAACCTCGGTCGAATGGATGGCCGCGCAGGGCGTGACAGAATTCTGGGAGATCGGCGCGGGCAAAGCCCTCAGCGGGATGATCCGGCGCATCGCAAAAGACAGCGTGTCACGTGCGATCGGCACCCCCGATGATATCAAAGCGGCAGTGAATGCCTGAAGGGAGAAGAATAGATGTTTGATCTGACAGGAAAGACAGCCCTGATCACTGGGGCCTCAGGTGGAATCGGCGCGGATATCGCGCGCGCGCTCCATGGTGCGGGGGCAACGGTGGGGTTGTCTGGCACGCGCGTGGCACCCCTTGAGGCGCTTGCGGCGGAGTTGGGCGAGCGGGCGCATGTGCTGCCCTGCAACCTGAGCGATATGGCTGCGGTTGAGGCTTTGCCGAAAGAAGCGGCGGCGGCGATGGGATCGGTGGATATTCTAATCAATAACGCGGGCATCACGCGCGACAATCTGTTCATGCGGATGTCGGATGAGGAATGGAATTCCGTCATTGATGTCAATCTGACGGCCACGTTCAAGCTGTGCAAAGGTGTCATGCGGGGCATGATGAAGGCGCGCTGGGGCCGCATCATCAACATCTCAAGCATCGTGGGGGCGACGGGAAATCCCGGACAGGCGAATTATGCGGCGTCCAAGGCGGGCATGGTCGGCATGTCCAAAAGCCTCGCCTATGAGGTCGCGAGCCGTGGCATTACGGTGAATGCCGTGGCACCGGGTTTCATTGAAACGGCGATGACGGACAAGCTGACGGATGAGCAAAAAGCTGCGATCATGGGGCAGATCCCCGCTGGTCGGATGGGGTCCGCAGGCGAGATTGCGGCCGGTGTTTTATATCTCGCCAGCCCCGAAGCGGGCTATGTCACGGGAACGACCTTGCACGTGAACGGCGGCATGGCCATGTTGTAGCACGCGCAGGCGCGCAACCAGAACAGGATGCACAATGCGTTTGCCATCGTTGCAGCTTGTGATAAAGGGGGCGCAGAATTTAACGTGATGGTAGCATTTGTTACCGCGTAAAGACCCGTTCCAGACAGGCATCTCGATGCAGGAACGGGGATCGAGCCGCCCTTTGGGGCATGCGCTTGCATAACCGGGTAAATTCGGTAAGTGAGCAACCGAAAGGGGCCAGTGCTGGCCCGAATGAATGAGGGACTATTATGAGCGACATCGCAGATCGCGTGAAGAAAATCGTTGTGGAGCACCTTGGTGTCGAAGAAGACAAGGTAGTCGAAAGTGCGTCTTTTATTGACGATTTGGGCGCAGACAGCCTTGATACCGTCGAGCTGGTAATGGCCTTCGAAGAAGAGTTCGGCATCGAGATTCCAGACGATGCGGCTGAAACGATCCAAACCTTCGGCGATGCGGTTAAGTTCATCACCGAAGCGTCCTGAGTTAATTATCGGACGTTTTCTGGCGTAACAGCTTCAAAAAGCGCCTCTCCCTTGCGGAGAGGCGCTTTTTTTTTGATGAGATTCGCCAAAGGGTTGAATTTCTCCACATAAATGTTTCTGTTGTAAGGCAGAGGGCGCAAAGCTCCGCACCGCGAACAGAGGCAGATTACCATGTCGCGCACGATCCCGACGATAAATACGCACCGCTTAACGCTGCGCGGTATGCGGGCTGAAGATTTCAACCGCTTCGCCGAGATATGGGCGATGCCGGAAGTCGTGAAGTATATCGACAAAGAGCCCTGGCCACGCGGCAAGGCATGGGATGCGTTCCTTAAGCACGCAGGTCATTGGCAGATTACGGGTTTCGGTCAATGGGCGATCCTGCGCCATCGTGCCCCGGAGATGTCAGGGCAGGTCGGCTTTTTCTACGGAAAACGCGGTCTGGGCGCTGATTTTGACGATGCAGCGGAAGCGGGATGGGTGTTGGCACCGGACGCCCATGGGCAAGGCTATGCAACCGAAGCGGTAAGTGCGGCACATGATTGGTTCGACCGGGTGATCACCGGACGTCTTGTCTGCATGATCGATCCGCGCAACACCGGGTCACTCACCTTGGCAGAGCAAATGGGCTATGCGCTGATGCGGGAGGTATCGTATCAGGGCAGTCCGGTACGCCTTTTTGAGCGCAAAGGGCCGCCGCAGTAACGGGTGTTCCTGAGGTGCAAGGTTCCAAGGGCTCTTGCACAGAAACAACTGCTCAAGGTAAGGGGGAGCAGAATTACACGGGGGTAATACCATGCGCAGAGTAGTTGTCACGGGCTTGGGTTTGGTCACACCATTAGCTGATGGTGTTGAGGCGAGCTGGTCAAGAATTCTTGCGGGGAAATCCGGGGCGGGTCCGATCACGGGCTTTGATGCCAGTCGGCTTGTCACACAATACGCCTGCGAAGTGCCCTTGGGTGACGGTTCGGACGGGACATTCAACGCTGATGCCTATCTGTCCGCGAAAGAGCAGCGCAAGGTCGATACCTTTATCCTGTTTGGGCTGGCGGCGGCTGAACAGGCGGTGAAAGATGCCGGTTGGACGCCCGAAGATCGCGAGAGCCTTGAGCGCACAGGCGTGCTGATCGGTTCGGGGATTGGTGGGTTGAATTCCATCGCAAACACGGCCGTGATGATGGCGGAACGAGGCCCGCGCCGCGTGTCACCGTTTTTTGTGCCGGGGGCGCTGATCAATCTGATTTCCGGTCAGGTGAGCATCAAATATGGATTCAGGGGACCAAACCATTCGGTCGTGACAGCCTGTTCGACCGGTGCCCATGCCATTGGGGATGCGAGCCGTCTGATCCAGCATGGCGATGCGGATGTGATGATCGCAGGCGGGGCTGAAGCGGCGATCTGCGAGATTGGCATCGCCGGGTTTAACGCCTGCAAAGCGCTGAGCACCAAACGCGGTGATGATCCTCAAAAGGCGAGCCGCCCTTATGACAAAGACCGCGACGGTTTCGTCATGGGCGAGGGGGCCGGGATTGTCGTGTTGGAAGAGTATGAACACGCCAAGGCGCGCGGCGCCAAGATCTACGCAGAGGTTTTGGGGTATGGATTGTCCGGTGATGCCTATCACATCACGGCCCCGTCAGAGGATGGAGAGGGTGCCGAACGTTCCATGCGCAACGCGCTGCGCAACGCAGGTCTCGCGCCTGAGGACATTGATTACATCAATGCGCATGGCACATCGACGATGGCTGATTCGATAGAGTTGGGCGCGGTTGAGCGGATGATGGGCGCGCATGCCAGTGAGGTGACGATGTCGTCAACCAAATCTGCGACGGGCCACCTGTTGGGGGCTGCAGGCGCTATTGAGGCGATCTTTTCGATTTTGGCCATCCGGGATCAGGTGGCACCGCCAACGATCAATTTGGACAATCCGGCAGTCGAGACGGTGATTGACTTGGCACCCAATGCCAAGCGACCGCGCGAAATCAATGTGGCGCTCAGCAACTCCTTTGGGTTTGGGGGCACAAACGCGAGCGTTCTTTTCGGGAAAACCGGCTGATGTGGCGGCATATCGCTTCTAACGCAGTAACGATGCTGATTGTTCTGCTGTTCATGGTGGGCGGTGTCATTTTATGGGGCAAGACCCAATATGATGGCGCGGGCCCTCTGAGCGAGGCGATGTGCGTAGAAGTGCCCAGTGGATCAACGATGCGCCGCATCAGCGAAACACTCGAAGAGAGCGGGGCTGTGACCTCGGGTGCAATTTTCCGGATGGGCGCGGAATACGCCGAAAAAGCCAACCAGCTGAAGGCGGGCAGCTATCTGGTGCCGCCCGGTGCGTCGATGGCGCAGATCATCGATACCGTGACGCGAGGGGGGGCCAGCACCTGCGGAACAGAGGTTGTGTACCGCATCGGTGTAAACCGCGTCGGCGTACAGTTGCGCGAATTGAACCCGCAAACGAACCAGTTCGAGGAGATGGCCAATTTCAATCCTGCCACGGACGACGTGCCGGAGATTTACACGGACCGCAAAGCCGCGGCAGGGACCCGGTTTCGTGTGGCCCTCGCGGAGGGCGTGACGTCCTGGCAGATTGTCGAAGGGCTGAAGGCGATGGATGTGTTGGAGGGGAGTGTTGAGACGCTGCCTGCCGAGGGCGCGCTGGCACCCGACAGCTATGAGGTGCGTCCGGGGGATCAGCGCGAGGATGTCTTGCAGCGGATGCGGTCTGCGCAGGAGAGGCGTGTTGCTGAAGTCTGGGAAAACCGTCAGCCAGATTTGCCCATCGAGACGCCGGAGGAATTGCTGATCCTCGCGTCGATCATTGAAAAAGAAACTGCGATTGCAGACGAGCGTGGTCAGGTTGCGAGCGTATTCGTCAACCGTTTAAACCGTGGTATGCGGCTGCAGACGGACCCGACCGTTATTTATGGCGTGACCGAAGGTAAGGGCGTGCTGGGACGCGGGTTGCGGCGCAGTGAGCTGCGCGCCGCCACACCGTGGAATACCTATGTGATCGAGGGGCTGCCGCCCACGCCGATTGCCAATCCGGGTCTTGCCAGTCTTGAGGCTGCAGCGGCGCCGCTGGAGACGCCCTATATCTTTTTCGTAGCAGATGGGACGGGCGGTCATGCCTTTGCGGAAACGCTGGCGGAGCATAACCGCAACGTCGCACAGTGGCGTCGGATTGAAGCTGAACAGGCGGAGCAAAGCTCCGGTAATTGAGGCAAGGCATTGGGTCTTTCAAGAGTTCTGAAAACCAACATTGCGTGTGCTGAAACGCAGGCTGTAAAAGCGAATGCGCGGATAAATGGTTAACGGCACCGTACGGTGCCCTGCTGTAACCAGCTGATTTACCTTGACTTTGCGAACGGTTACACGTATAGATTGTGACATGCTAGAAGAAGTGGGCAGGCGACCCCGGGACACCCGGATGTGTCGCTTTTCTGTTTCTCTCGTGCGGAGACTACGCGCATGAGAGGTAAAACCTGAATGACTTTACTAACCCCAGAGCACGTAGCGTCCGAGACTGAGAACTTATTAAGTTCCGTTATCGGATCTATCAAAGACCTGCGTATGGAAATCGAAGACCTCAAAGAACGGGTCCGCGCAGGTGAAGGTTTGGAAAAAACGCAAAACAGCAGGACGGTGGCTTCGGCAACGACGCTGCTGAAAACCTGTCAAGAAGTGGAGAACCGTCTTGTCGAATATCGCAGCAAATCAGCCGGAATCGCACGAGGGGGCTATGCCCTCGACCTCGAGCGGGCACGCGCTGAGATTGGGTGCAAGCTGGATCGTCTCCGCTGCACCGCACGTCCAAGACCAATTTCTGAATGAACTGAGTGAGGGAGAGCTTCTGGCTCTCCCTTATCTCTTTGAGTTTTGGGCCATGGAACATCAGTTGCCGCCAGAGGGAGACTGGCGCACCTGGGTGATCATGGGCGGACGGGGTGCCGGTAAGACACGTGCTGGTGCCGAATGGGTGCGTGCACAGGTCGAAGGCGCACGGCCTTTGGATGAGGGCCGTTCCCGGCGCGTTGCTTTGGTTGGGGAGACCATTGAGCAAGTGCGAGAAGTCATGATTTTTGGCGACAGTGGCATACTGGCCTGTTCGCCACCCGACAGACGCCCGGTTTGGGAAGCAGGACGCAAGCGTCTTGTCTGGCCAAACGGGGCGATTGCCACCATTCATTCCGCCTTTGATCCGGAAGAATTGCGGGGGCCGCAATTTGATGCGGCCTGGGTCGATGAATTGGCCAAATGGAAAAAAGCACAAGATACGTGGGATATGTTGCAGTTTGCGCTGCGCCTTGGCGACAAGCCACAGGTGTGTGTCACCACAACACCGCGCAATGTGGGCGTTCTCAAGACGCTGATGAAATCACCATCGACCGTATCCAGCCATGCGCCGACAGAGGCGAATGCGGCCAATCTTGCGCGGTCGTTCCTTGAGGAAGTGCGCGCGCGATATGCCGGCACCCGGCTGGGGCGTCAGGAACTGGATGGCGTTTTGTTGGAAGATGCAGAAGGCGCGCTTTGGACGACGGCGGGCATTGAAGGTATCAGGTGCGAAAAGGCACCCGAGCTTGACCGTATCGTCGTGGCAGTTGACCCCTCGACCACGTCTGGCGCGAATTCGGACGAATGCGGGATCATCGTTGCAGGGGTCAAAATGGCAGGTGCGCCGCAAGACTGGCGCGCCTATGTTCTGGCCGATTGCACGGTACAAGGTGCAAGCCCCGCAGGATAGGCGCAGGCCGCCATTGCGGCGATGGAGCGTTTCGGCGCGGATAGGCTGGTCGCAGAGGTCAATCAGGGGGGGCAGATGGTGGCAGAAGTGCTGCGTCAGGTCGATCCGTTGGTGCCCTACAAGGGCGTGCATGCCAGTCGCGGAAAAGTTGCCCGGGCAGAGCCTGTTGCAGCTCTGTATGAACAGGGGCGTGTGCGTCATTTACGA contains:
- the fabD gene encoding ACP S-malonyltransferase produces the protein MSIAFVFPGQGAQTIGMGRALAEAYPAAQAVFDEVDDALGEKLSALIWEGDIETLTLTQNAQPALMATSMAAIRALASEGIGVDKLSFVAGHSLGEYSALAAAGTFSIADAARLLRTRGLAMQRAVPVGQGAMAAVLGLDFDTATDVAARAAQGQVCQIANENDPAQNVVSGERGAVERAIVLAKEAGAKRALLLPVSAPFHCALMAPAAKEMAQALEEVEMSAPQVPLVANVLGTAVEDPARIKELLIDQVTGQVRWKTSVEWMAAQGVTEFWEIGAGKALSGMIRRIAKDSVSRAIGTPDDIKAAVNA
- the fabG gene encoding 3-oxoacyl-[acyl-carrier-protein] reductase, which produces MFDLTGKTALITGASGGIGADIARALHGAGATVGLSGTRVAPLEALAAELGERAHVLPCNLSDMAAVEALPKEAAAAMGSVDILINNAGITRDNLFMRMSDEEWNSVIDVNLTATFKLCKGVMRGMMKARWGRIINISSIVGATGNPGQANYAASKAGMVGMSKSLAYEVASRGITVNAVAPGFIETAMTDKLTDEQKAAIMGQIPAGRMGSAGEIAAGVLYLASPEAGYVTGTTLHVNGGMAML
- a CDS encoding acyl carrier protein gives rise to the protein MSDIADRVKKIVVEHLGVEEDKVVESASFIDDLGADSLDTVELVMAFEEEFGIEIPDDAAETIQTFGDAVKFITEAS
- a CDS encoding GNAT family N-acetyltransferase, translating into MSRTIPTINTHRLTLRGMRAEDFNRFAEIWAMPEVVKYIDKEPWPRGKAWDAFLKHAGHWQITGFGQWAILRHRAPEMSGQVGFFYGKRGLGADFDDAAEAGWVLAPDAHGQGYATEAVSAAHDWFDRVITGRLVCMIDPRNTGSLTLAEQMGYALMREVSYQGSPVRLFERKGPPQ
- the fabF gene encoding beta-ketoacyl-ACP synthase II; the protein is MRRVVVTGLGLVTPLADGVEASWSRILAGKSGAGPITGFDASRLVTQYACEVPLGDGSDGTFNADAYLSAKEQRKVDTFILFGLAAAEQAVKDAGWTPEDRESLERTGVLIGSGIGGLNSIANTAVMMAERGPRRVSPFFVPGALINLISGQVSIKYGFRGPNHSVVTACSTGAHAIGDASRLIQHGDADVMIAGGAEAAICEIGIAGFNACKALSTKRGDDPQKASRPYDKDRDGFVMGEGAGIVVLEEYEHAKARGAKIYAEVLGYGLSGDAYHITAPSEDGEGAERSMRNALRNAGLAPEDIDYINAHGTSTMADSIELGAVERMMGAHASEVTMSSTKSATGHLLGAAGAIEAIFSILAIRDQVAPPTINLDNPAVETVIDLAPNAKRPREINVALSNSFGFGGTNASVLFGKTG
- the mltG gene encoding endolytic transglycosylase MltG; this encodes MWRHIASNAVTMLIVLLFMVGGVILWGKTQYDGAGPLSEAMCVEVPSGSTMRRISETLEESGAVTSGAIFRMGAEYAEKANQLKAGSYLVPPGASMAQIIDTVTRGGASTCGTEVVYRIGVNRVGVQLRELNPQTNQFEEMANFNPATDDVPEIYTDRKAAAGTRFRVALAEGVTSWQIVEGLKAMDVLEGSVETLPAEGALAPDSYEVRPGDQREDVLQRMRSAQERRVAEVWENRQPDLPIETPEELLILASIIEKETAIADERGQVASVFVNRLNRGMRLQTDPTVIYGVTEGKGVLGRGLRRSELRAATPWNTYVIEGLPPTPIANPGLASLEAAAAPLETPYIFFVADGTGGHAFAETLAEHNRNVAQWRRIEAEQAEQSSGN